The nucleotide sequence TTTTGGTGTGGTTGTTAATGTGGTACTTCAATTTTAGCAAAGTACCAGGCGAGGCTTACGTCATTAATgtgaaatttgtttattttttcatttttactttcagttgtaggtggacacaatacctttgtttttatggggtgctgagaatcaaacccagggcctcgcacatgctaggcaagcagtctactgctaagccacaaccccagccctgagatttttgattttaaagtttcatatgtttaattttacttttgcatTAGTTTTGTAATTTTACCAATTTATATAAACATCAGGGGTTTTTAcccaattaataaaataaaatgataaagccGGAAGTGGAAAGCTGTTGGTAGGGGAGCTGTCAGCGCTTTAGGTCTCCTGGCGGAGGAGCGTGTCCGTGAATCAGGGCGTGTTCAGGAGGTGGCTGGCCTTAGCTGGGGGAGATGGTGGTGCCACCAGTGGGGGACAGTAGTAGCCCGGGTCAGTGGGGTCAGCGGCCAGCAGGAAAAGAGCGGCAGGCGGCAGCGTGCCCCTGGGGCTCTGATTCCTGTCTGCAGACTGGTGTGAGCATCCCCCTGCCTCCTTGGGGCCTGCCGCTCAGCCCGTGCTTGCCCGTTCCTGTTGGTTCTTTTGGCTTCTGTCCCCCTTGCTTTCTGTGTCTCCCCTGGGAACCCAGGCCAGTTCCACCAGGAGTGAGTGGGCCCGGCGGGCCTCACTGGGGCCGTGCCCTGCTCTCGGGCGTGTCCCTCGGAGCACGGAGCGCTTGGGTGGGCCGTGGGCTTCCCGGGAACCTGCTCTACCTGCTGCTCCCCGCCTCCCGTGGGGGCAGGTGGAGGCTGGGTCACGGCCTGGCGCCTCCCTCCCTCACACCGCCGGCAGGCGGCCGTGACGTCCTGCCTCCGTAGCGCTTTCCTCAGATTTCTCAGAGTCAGGCTCTCAGTTGCAGGGTTTCAGATGTGGTATTCTAGTGGCTGTCCACCCACGTCCACTGGCCTGGACTGCACCTTGGCGTCAGGGGCTCCTGTCCTCTACGGCAGCTTGTCAGCATTTTAAATAGCACCTGAGTTTACTGGACTGTCACAGCCACTCTGAGGAGGGCTTTGCTCAGGCTCCAGGTCTGTGCTGTGCACAGTGCATGACACGTGACAGATCAGTGCTGTGCACAGTGCATGACGTGACAGATCAGTGCTGTGCACAGTACATGACCCATGGTGGGTGGCACTCTGCTTCCTTTTGCTGCATAAGGAATATGTTAAATCTGGCCATTGCGGCTCGGGGTGAGGACCCTGCCCTGCCTGCGCCATGCCTGCTCTGGGCTGGGTGCCCTGTGCATGGGACATCACCACCAGCACTTCAGAGCCAGAGCTGGCCAGTGAGGGGAAGGTGGGCACCAGCGCCGCCTGCCCACAGCCCTGGCGGTCTCTGGACAGCATCTCCCATTTGAGTCGGCCCTGCGACTGCAGGGTGCTGGTGACTCTCGCAGGCTCACCTGCCGTCCTGAGTGGCCGCTGGTCTCCTGCCCTTTTCACCAGGCTGCTGTTGCTGGCCTTGGGTTCAGGGACAGCCTGGGGTCCTGCGCAGGTAGTTCTTGCGGCTCGTGGCTTGTGTGCTCCTCCCCTGGAGGGGGACTTTCCATGATGAAGGCGTTTTTCTCTGCCAAAccttctttttgcctttttgcaTGTAGAACATACGTTCTCGTCCGATCCTTTCCCCCATCTCGGTGAATCTTGTGACCTGTAACAGAATGCCCAGTAATTCATAAGGGACAGGACAGGAGACTTTCTCACTGCCCTGCAGCCCAGGAACCAGGACTGAGGAAGGGCAGGGTTGGCTGTCCAGTGAAGGCTGTGTGCCCTCgggtggcagaggcagagggacGGGAGAAGAGGGGCTCCCTATTCACACTCACCTGGGAGGAGCCCGGCGCCTGGCCCCCCTAAAGGCCACGTCTCTTACACTGTCACGTCGGCACCGTGAACTTTGGACAGCATACATTCACACCATAgcaagttcctttttttttgggaTTTCAAgtgtaaaaatgcatttagttctGCCTTTCAAAAATCTAGTTCCGAATCTGCATTGATTGGTTATCAAGATAAATGTTCCTgtaattcttttattcttatgtttttgtttgtaatgTTTTATTCctaagttcattcattttttattttccccactgTTGACCTGTCTCTTTTCTCCTTATAATTAGAATGAATTACCCTTTTCAAACGAAAAATGATTCAGCTGGGCCCAGCGCACATGCCTGTAGCCGGGCACTTGCCtttaacttgggaggctgaggcaggaggatcacaggtttgtttgtggtcagcctgggcagctcagtgagaccctgtctcagaaggtAAAGGGGCTGCGGAcgtagctcagcggcagagcaccctgggctcaatccccagggCCATGAAAAACGCAGTACCGTGGAGTGATGGAGGGGACCATGGAGCCTCGGGCCTCGCGGGCGCCTCGTCCGTTTTCCTTGTGGCGGCAGCTCTCCAGGCGAGGGCTGCGTGGAGAGGCGCTCGAGGCTCTGGTGGCTGGCAGCCACCATGGTGTGGGAGTGTCCTTTGGGCTCTGGGGAGGGCCTCCTGGTGGGCGCCATGGCAGGGGAGGGCCCGGTGGGTCAGGAGTTGGGTCCAGGGCCAGACTCGCCCTTTCAGAGCAGCACCCTGAGCGAGCTGAGGCCTGGGGGCTGGGGCGAGGGCCCACCTCTCAGCATCGCCACCCGGGAGACCCGCTGGCAGCTCAGGACCTCCGGGGACACGGCCACGTGCAGGCTGCGGCGCCATGCGGCCATCCCCTCGTCCTCACTGGCTGCGCTCAGCAGTGTGGGCAGCGCCATGTTCTGGCACCCTGGCTGCCCCAGGACACAGCTCGGTCCAGCGGGAGCTCTGACCCGGGTGCCTCCGGTGGGTGCCGCTCTGAGGCTCGTGCCCCTCCCGCCCTCGGCCACGCAGGCCCTACTGTGGTCACATCCCTGCTCCATGCTGGGCGGGCAGCTTGCTGTTCTTACTCAGCTGTGTGTGTCCCCGGGCATGTCTCCCTCTGCcgggagggacaggggccagaGGCAGAGCTTAAGGCGGGCGCTCCTCTCCCGAGGAGGCCCCGGCACACGTGTGGCCCCGACCAGACGCGTGCTGGGCCTCGCCCTGTCGTCCTTTGCTGGCGGCAGACGCTGCCCGTGGCTGGCGTGGGCTCTGCTCGGGCAGCCGCGTGCGGGCCGGGCCCTCCCTAAGGGCAGCTGCCCCATGGCCCGCACAGCCCTGGCCCAGCAGCACCGACGTgcagggctgctgctgctgctgctggcctgcTCCGCCCTCTTGCTGGCCGCTCTGACTGCAGCTTCTCCTTTCCAGCCGTCCTGCGAGTGGCCGGTTCCCTGCAGAAGAGCACAGAGGTGATGAAGGCCATGCAGAGCCTGGTGAAGATCCCAGAGATCCAGGCCACCATGAGGGAGCTGTCCAAAGAGATGATGAAGGTGACCCAGCCGGCCCTGCTGCCCCCTCAGAGTCCCTGTGGCAAGTGGCAGGGACTTGGGTGGCGGGTGGGAGTGGAGTGCCTGCAGCCCCTCTCGGGTGGCTCGAGCACGGGGGGCGGCTGTTAGCACCACCGAAGCTCCTGAGCTGCGGCGCCTGCAGGGACGGACAGCCAGGTGTTCCGGAAGCTGCAGGCGCATGCCGGGGCTCGGGGTTCCATGCTCACTTTGGGCCTGGATGCCAGGCATGTCCTGGGAGTGCAGATGACGCCGTAGCCATCCCCTCCCGCAGCGTAAGAGCTGTGGAGAGCCTTACGCCTCGGAACCCCGCACTCCAGGCGTGGCTGGCACGGCTGCATGCCCAGCCCCGTCTTAGCCTGATGGAGGAGCGTGAGGACCAGACAGCACGGGCAAGCCTCCCGCCTCAGGCACTGGCTGGCGCGGACCTTCGCTAGGGTTCTCAGACAGGACAGGCTGAGGCGGCGCTGCCAGCCACCTCCTCGCTCAAGGAGACTGGGTCTCCGAGCTGCTGGGCCCAGAGAGCTGGAGCCCATGTCCGACCTCGTCGCCAGCCTGCCACGGTGGCCTGGGAGGTCGACCATAGGGAAGTCCTCTTCTCAAAGGGGACTTGTGTGAACTTAAGGGACAGTAGGGTGTGGGGCCTGGGCAGAGGGACTGGAAGACTGACAGGAAGGAAGAACCCCGTGGAAGCCATGGTGGTCTCTGCCACGGGGAGTCCTTGGGCAGGAGCCTGCAGGAAGGAGTGGGGTCAGGAGGGCCCAGGCACCCACCCCTGAGACCCGGCGGGCAGGGCGATGCCTAGAGTGGCCTCAGGCCTGCTGGCTTGACCCTTGGCCCCTGAGACCTGAAGGAACTCTTTTTCTTAGAATCTGGGGCCTTTCCACAGTGGTTTCTGAATACCAGACGTGACGGGAGACGCCTTGCACGTAGTGGACTATGAAATTTGCCAAGTGCGGGACGTGGCATGCCCCAGGTGCAGGTGCAGACCGGCCCGGTGGGAGCCTCACGGGGCCTGAGTGTCCTAGCACCTGGCCTGGCGGGAGTTCGAGAATGTTTGCTGATTGAATGAAGACAGACGGGTGACGGCCTGTGCCTCCAGGACAGGAAGGGCTCTCAGAGTCAGGGTTCTGACAGGTGACAGACAGGTGTTCAGTGAGCTGTTCCCACAGGAGCCCTGAGCACTGGGATGACATCCCGTCACCTAGGCCACAAGGCTCCATCACCTGGGTGACCTTGAATGTGACTTTGTTCCTGGTGGTTAGAGAAAGGGATCTGCGAGTGGGCAGAATAGGGTACTAGCCAGATTTGAGTCCTGAAGAGTCACTCTGCAGACCTGGGAGCAGAAGGCAGGCAGGGGAGAGGGTAAGAGTCACTCTGCAGGCAGGGGAGAGGTGCTGCGAGTCACTCTGCAGACCTGGAGCAGAAGGCAGGCAGGGGAGAGGGTAAGAGTCACTCTGCAGACCTGGAGCAGAAGGCAGGCAGGGGAGAGGTGCTGCGAGTCACTCTGCAGACCTGGAGCAGAAGGCAGGCAGGGGAGAGGGTAAGAGTCACTCTGCAGACCTGGAGCAGAAGGCAGGCAGGGGAGAGGGTAAGAGTCACTCTGCAGACCTGGAGCAGAAGGCAGGCAGGGGAGAGGGTAAGAGTCACTCTGCAGACCTGGAGCAgaaggcaggcaggggagggggctgcTTTAAGTCCGATCTTGGCAGCAGAGTCCCTGAGAATCGTGCTCAGGACCCAGGGCCAGAGCTGTCCTGCGGGACCATCTGCGTCTTGAATGACCTGAATGTCACAGCACAAGGCACGAGCTCAGTTTTTGGAGGCTACGGGGCCCCCAGGGTCTTCCTCTCTTCAGAAGCCCTGCTCAGCCCCCCCTGCCCTGCCTCACCACAGCCACTggccccttcctgcctcctctgcccagTGGTGCCCGGTGCCCCCGTTGTGTCATTGGAGGGCACGGTTCTGACCTTTGCTTCAGTAGCTGCCCTCAGTCATTTTGGCTGGGAGTTGGCCACAGGGCCTGGCTGTCGCCATGGCTCTTGCTGCCTTCAGAGCAAAGGAGGCTGCCTGGCTGGCTGCTGTGGGTTACCAGGCACAGGGCTTCCAGAAGCCTCTGGCCTGTACCTTGTTGGGTTTCCAGCTCTCCCAGGAGTGGGAGATCAGGCTTGGGGAGCTGGTCTGTCCTTGGACTCCCCAGGACTCCCCAGCTGGGACCTGGGGCTGCATGTGCTCCAGGAATCTTCGGGGCTTTCTAGAGTGCTTTGCTCTCACACAGCGGCTCCAGTGGCTCCAGCCAGTACCCAGGCTGTTGTGGCCCTGCTTTAGGTGTGTTTGCAGGGTCAGGGTGGATGTCTCCCCTGAAGCAGGTGCCCAGTGCAGGCAGGCCACGTGAGGCCTTGGCTGGGAGCCCAGTGGGGCCTCCCAGCCTCGGCACTGAGGGGGCGAGCTCGCTGTCCAGGGTTTCCTTTGGCCGCCTGTCTTGTGTGTTCTTCCAGCAAGGGCGACCTGAACGTGGGGGACGAGAGCTTTGCCTAGGTGGCATCTGGGGTTGGTGGAAGCTGGTGTTGCAGTGCAGGGAGGTGACATACGCCATCTGTTTAGGCTGGGATCATAGAAGAGATGTTAGAGGACACCTTTGAAAGCATGGACGACcaagaggaaatggaagaagaaGCCGAGATGGAGATCGACAAGATTCTGTTTGAAATCACAGCAGGTATGACCATGAGACTCTCACGCCTCTCCCTCCTGGGGTGGCCCTTCTCCCTTGCACCAAATTAGCCAAGAGCTTCATTCTTTAAACTCTGACTcctgcttttatgtttttttattttgagtatgtGAGTTCTTGAAAAATAAGCAtgatcatcttttaaaaacaaagaatttttaaatttgtaaattctCATAATGATCAGGGAGAGATCTTCTTATGTCCTGTTGCTGAGAAGTGCGTTGGtacagactttctttttctttttttcttggtaccatgGAGTGAACCtgtcaggggcacttaaccactgagccacatcctcagccccttttgtttttttatttagagtcagggtctcgccaagttgcttagggccttgctaagttgctgaggctggctttgaacttgtgatcctcctgctcagcctcctgagtcgcttgGGTTGCAGGTGTGCATCATTGTGCCCAGTGGTATAGACTTTCTTTAAAGCAATTTGGCAGTAGTCATCCAAGGCCCTCTTCCTAGCAGATTGACTTCCAGGAGCCTGTTCTCCTGAAATGATTAAGGATGTGCCAAAAGACAGACTTAGGGTGTCTCTCGTGGCATTATTTATATTACTGAAAACTTTAAAGCAAACTGAATGCCTAGTGTGGCATACTGGTTGAGTCAGTTGTGTCTACTTTAATGGAATACAGTGTACCTAATACAGAAACATGTTCATTGACACGGAAAGATGTTCAGTGTATTGTGAGAAAAAGGCCTGTTGCTGAAATACATGCTCTTGTGTAAAAACACATCCACAGGAAAGGTCTGGAAGAGTGCTGATTAAAAATTGTAGTTATCCGCTAAGTGATGATGGTTAATGAGGTTTTAAACTTTACCTTTACTTCTAGATTTTCtgagtgttttttttccccatttttttattggtgcattatagttgtacataaagaTGGGGTTGTTACGTATTCGTACATGTGCACTAtgtacaatataatttggccaatatcatgtcccagtgttttctctctccctcacctccttccttcccacgctccctttcctctactctgctgatccCTTTGGAGTTTCATGAGatcaccttttcttttccttttcccttcctagCTTCCACATTAGAGAGAACATACGACCCTGAccttctgggtttggcttatctgGCTTGACATACTGGTCTTAGGTTCCATCCATTTCCTACACgtgacataattccatttttcttcatggctgaatgaAACTCCGCAGTGTCCGTATGCAGCAGTGCCGCTGTCCATTCATCCGCTGATGGACACCCAGGCTGGTTCcgtagtttggctgttgtgattGTGCTGCTGTGAACGCGGGCATGCAGTTGTCACTGTGGTGTGACGACGGTGAGTCCTCGGGTCAATACCGAGGAGGTCCATCTGGGTCAGTGAGGGTTCCCTGCCTGTCTTCTGAGGAGCCTCCCTGCTGGTTTCCATAGTGCTGGGCTGATGCCCGACCCACCCAGTGTGGAAGTGCTCCTTTCCCCTCGTCCTCTCCAGCGCCCCCTAGGGCGTGTGTTCCTGATGACGGCCGTTGCGGCTGTGCTCTCTAGGAGGGCTCGCGCACTTTGATTGgctgaagatgctgaacatttttccatctatttcttggccatttgtatttcttctttggagaagcgTATGTTGAGTTCACTTGCCCACTTAgcaattggattttttttgttttgttgtttaagttctttatatattctggatattaatcctttgtcagaagagtagcagcaaagatttcctcccattctgtaagttctctcttcacattcctaatttttttctttacagtatAGAACTTTTTAATTGGATATCACcctatttattaactcttggaaTTTTTTCCTGAGCTTCAAGAGTCTTATTGAGAAGGTCGTTGCCTGTGCCAATATGCTAAAGTGTTGaccatacattttcttctaggagttgcgaggtttctggtctgattcctagatcTTAGGTCtcttttgagttgacttttgtgcagggcgagagagaggtgtctagtctcattcttctacatatggataccCAGCCATTTGTTAAAAGGCTCTTTTCTCTGGTGTGTGATTGGCTCCTTTGTCAAGGACTAGATGACTGTATCTGGTGGGTTCATCTGCCTTCTGTTCTCTACCCTGCTCTCTGTCTGTCTATGCCCATCCCATGCGGTTTTTGTCACTACAGCTCTGTAGTTTAAGTTGAAGTCCTGGACCGTGAGGCTTCCAGCATTGGTTTTTtagcttagaattgctttggtcattctgacttttattcttccaaatgaattttaggactgtttttctagttctgtgaagttTGATGGGGagtgcactgaatctgtatattgcttttggtagtgtggccatttggACAATGTTCATTCTGCCTGTCAGTGAACACGGGAGGTCTGTGTGTTTTccgtttctttcttcagtattctgtatttttctttgtaggGGTCTTGCACCTCCTTGGTTAGAATTattatcatttacttttttttttttttttttttttggtggataTGGTATGGGATTGTGGATTTTGAGTTTTATCCTTAGTAAaaatggtggatttttttttttttttaattgttcattcttttggtggTAGTGACTGAAACcctgggtgctctaccattgagcaacattcccagttctttttattttgagaaaggctcTTGCTAAGCTGGCCAGCCTGGCCTtcaacttggtgatcctcctgcctcagcttcctgagttgctgcaGTTGTGAATTGCAGACATGTAACACTGAGCCTGACTGGTacttttatttgtgcatttaagTTGTTCAAAGAATAATTGTTCCAAGAAAATACATTGTGAAGATTGAGAAAATTTTTTTGTAGGTTTAAAAATTTCAGTAGTGTTTAGGAATTTAGGAGCTTCAGGacaaagtttgtttgtttgttttttttttttttaagatgtagtGTCATacctggaactcctgggctcaggttatcctcctatctcagcctcctgggcagctGGTGCTGCAGGCAAGGCCACCAGAGCTGGCAGAACCAAGATTCTTGAAATCAAAATCCTTGCAGTGACTGTGATTTGGGGCTggacctggtggcacatgcctgcccCACCTACTGAGggggatcacttgagcccagagtTCCAGGCCACCCTGGGCCGCTTGGCAGGTGTCAGGATGAAGTGCTGTGCACCCATGTGCCACTGGTTCACTGTGCTTCTCTGTCCTTGTCAGGTGGGTCCAAGAGTGGCAGCAGGGAGTTTGGGACACTTGTTGATCTGCTTGTACTCTTTCTTTTCAGGGGCCTTGGGCAAAGCACCCAGTAAAGTGACCGACGCCCTTCCTGAGCCTGAGCCTCAGGGAGCCATGGCTGCCTctgaggacgaggaggaggaagaggctctGGAGGCCATGCAGTCCAGGCTGGCCACTCTCCGCAGCTAGGGCCTCAGGTGGGGCCCTGGTCTCCCCCGTGGCCCCCCATGGGCACAACTTGCCTGCATCTCTTGGCAtggaggctgggggctgggggcgcGGGCGCTGTCGCAGCGCAGGAGCAGGCAGCCGCGTGTCTTCCGCTTCCTCGTGATGCAGTTCTGAGAACTGATGGGAGCCCAGATGCTGAGGACTCTGCCTgccatgtgtgtgtgagaaacaCTATGTAAATGGATTTTAATAAATTCCACTTTAACACTTGGTCCCTTGTGGACTCTTGAGGGGCTCCCTTGGGACGAGCAGCGCTCCAGCGGGCAGACTCAGTGGGTGGCCTCTTCTCCCCAGCCTGCGGACCTGGGGCGGGAGACGCCCTTCTGCAGTTGGTCGTGCAACCGAGAGGAGCGTGAGAGGTGGCTGGCCGGCACCCCATCCCTGCTGTGTGGACTGTCGGCTGTGGGAAGGGCCTCTCACCTCTGCTGCCTTGCCTGCTGCCAGCTGGTGTCCTGTGTAGGGGACGCCCGGGCACCACAGGTCAGCGGTGAGGCAGGAGTGCTCAGGCGCCAGGCCCGCCCACGCCCGTGCTGCCCTCTGGGCTGCAGCAGCCCCTCACACCGGCCTGCCCGCTGGTTCGCAGAGCTCCCTGCCGGATGCGGCTTCTCTCAGCCTTCTCACGTGAGCCTGCACCGCTGCCGTGCCGTGGGCAACCCGGATGCCGACCGTACACCAGACCGTGCGCCCCGGGGGTCTGCCCAGACGTGTGACCACATGTCCAGCATCACAGTTTCACCACCTGCCCGTGTTCTGGGCTCCTTTCCCCGCACCCAGCCGCTGTCGGCCCTTTCTAGAACGCAGGGATCACAGCGCTCCCAGCTTCTTCATGCCGCCTCCCTCCACTTAGAACCAGGCGTTGAAGTTCCCCCTCTTCTTTCCAGGCTTGGCAGCAGCTCGTTTCTtctaagcactgagtcacatccactgCCCAGATGTTCCACTTGATCCTGTCACCTGCAGGACCCCGGGTGCTGCCCAGTGCTGAGAATTGCAAGCAGAGCTGCAAATCCACGTGCAGTTTTGTGTAGACGAGAGTCTTGATTCATCTGATCAGTTCCACGGCCAGTCAGAAAAGGCTCTGCCCAGCGTCTTCCCGAGCCGCGTGCCTCGAGTCCCAGCAGTGCCTCCTGGGTTCTGGCCTGCGGAGCGCGACCCTGAACGTTGAGCGTCTGCACGTGTCCTTGCCGAGCTGCCTGCCCACGTGTCTTGCTCATTTGTTGAAGCAAGTTGTTTACTTTTCAGATTGAATTTTGGGTGACACTGTGATGATCAGAGATGTCCTTTGCAGACGTGTCCCAGCCTCTGGGTGGCTTCTTGCTGTCTCTGGACTTTCAGCGCAGtgcttatcatttttctttcctgcattGTGCCTCTGGAGCGctgtatttaaaaatcatcacCAAACCTCAGGTGTCTGCACTTCCTTCTAGGAGAAAGTCTAGGAGTTACGAGTTTTACATTCAGGTCTTCGGTCCACTTTGAGTTAACGTCCACAGGGGTGTTGGAGTTTGTGCGTGGATTGTGTTTGCATGCGGACATCCAGGTCCACACTGTGGGAGAGGCTGCCTTTTTCCACTGTCCCGCATCCACTTTTGCCCAAGATGAGCTGACGGGTGTTGGGGCCGGTCTCTGTACTCGGTGCGGCAGCTCCTGGGCGAGCCGCTCTTGGACCACCGTGCTGGCGATGCAGGGTGTCCTGAGGCTGTTCAGATCCAGAGGAACTCGCTGTGGTTCTTACTGGTACTGCAGAGTCTGGGTCAAGGTGGGAAGAACTGGCAGGGTGTTTTCAGATCTTCTGAGGTCCAGTGATGAGCCCAGTCCAGCACTCAAGGCCTGGAAACTGCCTGGGGAGTCccagtccactttggaagagtgaaagacCCAGCTcttcttgagacaaggtctcgctacattgctgaggctggccttgaacttgagatcctcctggcCTCACCTCTGCCCTGCTGGTATTACCAGACCCAGCTGGTTTTCACACAGGCCTTTTTCTGTTCCCCAAAGTGGGATGGGACCTGGCTGCATGCTGTGTATGCGTCCTTCCCCTGCACCCGGTCAGGCAGCTGGTGCTGTGTGCGCGTCCTCCCCCTGCACCTGGTGGGCCACTGCCATCCTACCCTCAGGGAGGCGGTCACAGCAGGCCGACATGCAGATTGTTCCTTGACCCTCAGGCACTGGGACAGTTCCACCCTCACTCTCATCCCCCAGGACCTTCTTGGTGTCCTAACAGACCGTTCACTCAGTCCCAAGGGCTTTTGAGGTCATCCACCACCAACCCACTCATCCCCTCTGAACAGAGCTATTTCCAGTTCGGGGTGGTTGCCCGCAGCCTGCTGTGGGCAGGTCAGCAGGACCTCCCTCCTGGTGCTGCCGCCCT is from Sciurus carolinensis chromosome 13, mSciCar1.2, whole genome shotgun sequence and encodes:
- the Chmp3 gene encoding charged multivesicular body protein 3; the protein is MGLFGKTQEKPPKELVNEWSLKIRKEMRVVDRQIRDIQREEEKVKRSVKDAAKKGQKDVCVVLAKEMIRSRKAVSKLYASKAHMNSVLMGMKNQLAVLRVAGSLQKSTEVMKAMQSLVKIPEIQATMRELSKEMMKAGIIEEMLEDTFESMDDQEEMEEEAEMEIDKILFEITAGALGKAPSKVTDALPEPEPQGAMAASEDEEEEEALEAMQSRLATLRS